One window of Novosphingobium sp. P6W genomic DNA carries:
- a CDS encoding pseudouridine synthase produces the protein MARLVLFNKPFDVLSQFTDLRSPTPRATLSDFVDVPGVYPAGRLDRDSEGLLLLTDDGRLQSRIADPRFKTAKTYLVQVEGEPDEAAIASLCKGVALNDGMTRPAKARRIDEPELWPRTPPVRFRKSVPDCWIEVTIYEGRNRQVRRMTAAVGHPTLRLVRWRVGDWTLEGVAPGEWREAEF, from the coding sequence ATGGCGCGACTCGTACTGTTCAACAAGCCGTTCGATGTACTCTCGCAGTTCACCGACCTGCGTTCGCCCACCCCGCGCGCGACGCTGTCGGATTTCGTGGACGTGCCCGGCGTCTATCCCGCCGGCCGGCTCGACCGTGACAGCGAAGGGCTGCTGCTGCTGACCGATGACGGCCGCCTGCAGTCGCGCATCGCCGACCCGCGTTTCAAGACGGCGAAGACCTATCTCGTGCAGGTGGAGGGAGAGCCGGACGAGGCCGCCATCGCATCGCTGTGCAAGGGCGTGGCGCTGAACGACGGCATGACCCGCCCCGCCAAGGCCCGCCGCATCGACGAGCCAGAGCTATGGCCGCGCACCCCGCCGGTGCGTTTTCGCAAGAGCGTGCCTGACTGCTGGATCGAGGTGACCATCTACGAAGGTCGCAACCGTCAGGTCCGCCGCATGACCGCCGCCGTCGGCCATCCGACCCTGCGCCTCGTGCGCTGGCGCGTCGGTGACTGGACGCTGGAGGGCGTGGCGCCGGGCGAATGGCGCGAAGCCGAATTCTGA
- the trxC gene encoding thioredoxin TrxC, which yields MIVVCPVCAAANRLPADRLGAGGKCGKCGHALFAAVPVTLTAANFDAHASKSDLPLLVDFWASWCGPCRQMAPAFTAATAQLEPRMRLGKLDTEAESAIAGRYAIRSIPTMILIRKGREVARQSGAMPASAIVSWARQAAGA from the coding sequence ATGATCGTCGTATGCCCCGTCTGCGCAGCCGCTAACCGCCTGCCCGCCGACCGGTTGGGCGCGGGCGGCAAATGCGGCAAGTGTGGCCATGCGCTGTTCGCCGCCGTGCCCGTCACCCTGACTGCGGCCAACTTCGATGCTCATGCGAGCAAGAGCGACCTGCCGCTGCTGGTGGATTTCTGGGCGTCGTGGTGCGGGCCATGCCGCCAGATGGCCCCGGCCTTCACCGCCGCCACTGCGCAGCTGGAACCGCGGATGCGCCTCGGCAAGCTGGATACCGAGGCGGAATCCGCGATCGCCGGGCGCTATGCGATCCGCTCGATCCCGACGATGATCCTCATCCGCAAGGGCCGCGAGGTCGCCCGCCAGTCCGGCGCGATGCCGGCCAGCGCG